One Neisseria sicca genomic region harbors:
- a CDS encoding DASS family sodium-coupled anion symporter, with translation MGFKPIPAAVALALTLIIWFVIPVPQGVSPDAWHLLALFVGIIAGIIGKAMPIGAMAILGITLVALTGVTNEKAADATKDALSSLNNSLIWMIGIAIIISRGLLKTGLGMRIGYLLISLFGKRTLGVGYSLALADLVIGPVTPSNTARGGAIVHPIMRSIALSFDSDPEKGTEGKIGKYLALVNYHANIITCCIFITATAPNPLVVELVAKATDSKIHLSWGTWFAAMVVPGLIAMFLMPLVLYFLYPPEIKQTPNATALAKEKLKEMGAMKRDEKIMLGIFVILLLLWAGVPEMLFGVKVDATATTFLGLSLCLLTGVLTWDDALKEKGAWDTIVWFAALVMMANFLNKLGLIAWLSESMQGGISHLGLGWEAGCALLVLAYLYAHYVFASGTAHVTAMFGAFYGAGLALNAPPMLFALIMASATGIMMSLTHYASGSSPVIYGSNYVSMTEWWKAGFIMSVVEILIFGTIGIIWWKVLGYW, from the coding sequence ATGGGCTTCAAGCCAATTCCTGCTGCGGTTGCGCTCGCGCTGACGCTGATTATCTGGTTCGTCATACCCGTGCCGCAGGGCGTGTCGCCCGACGCATGGCACCTTTTGGCGTTGTTCGTCGGCATCATCGCCGGCATCATCGGCAAAGCCATGCCCATCGGCGCAATGGCGATTTTGGGCATTACCTTGGTCGCGCTGACCGGCGTGACCAACGAAAAAGCAGCCGACGCAACCAAAGACGCTCTGAGCAGCCTCAACAACTCGTTAATCTGGATGATCGGTATCGCCATCATCATCTCGCGCGGTTTGTTGAAAACCGGCTTGGGGATGCGTATCGGCTACCTTCTGATTTCCCTCTTCGGCAAACGCACGCTGGGCGTAGGTTACAGCCTGGCTTTGGCCGACTTGGTTATCGGCCCGGTTACGCCAAGTAACACCGCGCGCGGCGGCGCCATCGTGCATCCGATTATGCGTTCCATTGCCCTGAGTTTCGATTCCGACCCCGAAAAAGGCACGGAAGGCAAAATCGGTAAATACCTCGCGCTGGTCAACTACCACGCCAACATCATCACCTGCTGTATCTTCATTACCGCAACCGCACCCAACCCGTTGGTTGTCGAATTAGTCGCCAAAGCTACCGATTCGAAAATCCACCTCTCTTGGGGCACATGGTTCGCCGCCATGGTTGTCCCCGGCCTGATCGCCATGTTCCTGATGCCGCTGGTGCTGTATTTCCTGTATCCGCCCGAAATCAAACAAACGCCTAACGCGACCGCCCTTGCCAAAGAAAAACTGAAAGAAATGGGCGCGATGAAGCGTGACGAAAAAATCATGCTCGGCATTTTCGTGATTCTGCTGCTTTTGTGGGCGGGCGTTCCCGAAATGCTGTTCGGCGTGAAAGTCGATGCCACCGCCACCACCTTCCTCGGTCTGAGCCTGTGCCTGCTCACCGGCGTACTGACTTGGGACGACGCGCTGAAAGAAAAAGGCGCGTGGGACACCATCGTCTGGTTTGCCGCCTTGGTCATGATGGCGAACTTCCTCAACAAATTGGGACTGATTGCATGGCTGTCCGAATCCATGCAGGGTGGCATTTCCCATCTCGGGCTGGGCTGGGAAGCCGGTTGCGCCCTGTTGGTACTCGCCTACCTCTACGCCCACTACGTTTTCGCCAGCGGCACGGCACACGTTACCGCCATGTTCGGCGCGTTCTACGGCGCAGGCCTCGCCTTGAATGCACCGCCCATGCTGTTCGCCCTAATTATGGCATCCGCCACCGGCATCATGATGTCGCTGACCCACTACGCCTCAGGTTCGTCCCCCGTCATCTACGGCTCGAACTATGTCAGCATGACCGAATGGTGGAAAGCCGGCTTCATCATGAGCGTGGTCGAAATCCTGATTTTCGGCACCATCGGCATTATCTGGTGGAAAGTGCTGGGCTACTGGTAA